Proteins from a genomic interval of Irregularibacter muris:
- the ilvD gene encoding dihydroxy-acid dehydratase — protein sequence MKYRSSGNLKGMDKGFARGLFKSMGYTDDELMDRPIIGIANSWNTLVPGHFNLNQVSEFVKKGIYRGGGTAVEFGVIGACDGIANGHEGMKYILPSREVICNSIEIEAQAHKLDALVMLGSCDKIIPGMMMAAARLNIPAIIVNGGPMVGGIEFDGRKSDATSMDEALGMVKSGQLDEEFLGILENTCCPSCGSCAFLGTANTVSCLAEALGMSLTGSALVPATYAERLRIAFKSGVEICRLAKDDLKPRDILTKEAIRNGIKTTMAICGSTNAVLHLSALAYEAELDMNIVEEFEKLSKTTPQIVKVNPAAKWDMEEFYRAGGIPRAMKNLGDLIEGSVMTCTGKTMADNLTQYQYDYPPNDEIIKMPEAPFEKTGGIAVLHGNIAPNSAITKPGAFDKSLHHFLGKAKVFNSEEEANDAILGGKIEHGDVVVIRYEGPKGGPGMREMYKAMKFLYGMGLNKTTALITDGRFSGTNNGCFVGHISPEAAEGGPIAAIEDGDIIEIDIAKGVLNAKVSEEEIKKRLKNVVKPNREIPRGYLQVYAKLASSADKGAVIL from the coding sequence ATGAAGTATAGAAGCAGTGGTAATTTGAAAGGAATGGATAAAGGGTTTGCTAGAGGTTTGTTTAAATCCATGGGCTATACAGATGATGAACTGATGGATAGACCTATAATTGGTATCGCTAATTCTTGGAATACTTTAGTACCGGGACATTTTAATTTGAACCAAGTTAGTGAATTCGTTAAAAAGGGAATATATCGTGGGGGTGGTACAGCCGTAGAATTTGGAGTAATCGGAGCATGTGATGGAATAGCAAATGGGCATGAAGGCATGAAGTACATACTCCCTTCACGGGAAGTTATTTGTAACTCAATTGAAATCGAAGCGCAGGCACATAAATTGGATGCGCTTGTCATGCTTGGTTCTTGCGATAAAATTATTCCAGGTATGATGATGGCCGCTGCAAGATTAAACATTCCCGCAATCATCGTAAACGGTGGACCAATGGTGGGTGGTATTGAATTTGATGGTAGAAAATCAGATGCAACATCCATGGATGAAGCACTTGGTATGGTAAAATCTGGGCAACTTGATGAAGAATTTCTTGGAATTCTTGAAAATACTTGCTGTCCTAGCTGTGGCTCTTGTGCTTTTCTTGGAACAGCAAATACAGTTAGTTGCTTAGCAGAAGCATTGGGAATGAGTTTGACGGGAAGCGCCCTTGTTCCTGCAACCTATGCGGAGAGGTTAAGAATTGCCTTTAAGTCTGGAGTTGAAATCTGTAGACTTGCAAAGGATGACCTTAAACCTCGAGATATCTTAACCAAGGAAGCAATTCGTAATGGAATTAAAACGACAATGGCAATTTGCGGATCAACCAATGCGGTACTTCACTTAAGTGCACTTGCATATGAAGCAGAATTAGATATGAATATCGTAGAAGAATTTGAGAAATTAAGTAAGACCACTCCTCAGATTGTTAAGGTCAATCCTGCAGCTAAGTGGGATATGGAAGAATTTTATAGAGCCGGAGGCATACCCCGTGCAATGAAAAATTTAGGAGATCTTATAGAGGGTTCGGTTATGACCTGCACAGGGAAAACTATGGCAGATAATTTAACCCAATATCAATATGATTACCCACCTAATGATGAAATTATAAAAATGCCAGAAGCACCCTTTGAGAAAACTGGAGGAATTGCAGTTCTACATGGGAATATTGCACCGAATTCTGCAATAACAAAACCAGGGGCATTTGATAAATCCTTGCACCATTTTTTAGGCAAAGCAAAGGTGTTTAATAGTGAAGAAGAAGCCAATGATGCCATTCTCGGGGGTAAGATTGAACATGGTGATGTCGTTGTAATTAGGTATGAAGGTCCAAAGGGTGGTCCAGGAATGAGGGAAATGTATAAGGCCATGAAGTTTCTTTATGGAATGGGATTAAATAAAACAACGGCCCTAATTACTGATGGTAGATTTTCAGGAACTAATAATGGATGCTTTGTAGGCCATATTTCACCAGAAGCAGCAGAGGGAGGCCCTATTGCAGCCATTGAAGATGGTGACATAATCGAAATAGATATTGCAAAAGGGGTCCTAAATGCAAAGGTGAGCGAAGAGGAAATAAAAAAAAGGCTTAAAAATGTTGTTAAGCCTAATAGAGAGATACCAAGAGGATATTTGCAAGTTTATGCAAAACTGGCTTCATCCGCAGATAAGGGTGCTGTGATACTATAA
- a CDS encoding FadR/GntR family transcriptional regulator: MQKNNLNLDENQKLYNVLKEINPSSKKRLSEELFITLRNSILSGELPEGYIFPNEIELCKKLDIGRSTLREAYAPLERLNLICRTKNGTYVNSESEIKNPMNFDLVAKYSHSKDIMEFREIIEVGIAYSAAKNATKDDVKKLESLVKLMKKSFNDPASLTIYDFEFHSELARISGNELFLIALQVVRVSYERFVYNAFKKDLFQQSIEDHLSLIEALRKNDPKMAKTIMRGHLKHIKNVGLLD, encoded by the coding sequence ATGCAAAAAAACAATTTAAATCTAGATGAAAATCAAAAACTGTATAATGTATTAAAAGAAATAAACCCTAGTAGCAAAAAAAGGTTATCTGAAGAGCTATTTATCACATTAAGAAATTCTATTCTAAGCGGTGAACTTCCCGAAGGATATATTTTTCCAAATGAAATTGAGCTTTGTAAGAAATTAGACATTGGTAGGAGTACCCTAAGGGAGGCCTACGCTCCTCTTGAAAGGTTAAATTTAATTTGCAGAACTAAAAATGGTACCTATGTTAATTCAGAATCTGAAATAAAAAATCCAATGAATTTTGATTTAGTCGCCAAGTATTCACATTCTAAGGATATTATGGAGTTTCGTGAAATCATCGAGGTCGGCATAGCGTATAGTGCAGCAAAAAATGCTACCAAAGACGATGTTAAAAAACTAGAATCTTTGGTAAAATTAATGAAAAAAAGTTTTAATGATCCTGCTTCTCTTACAATATATGATTTTGAATTTCACTCGGAATTAGCCAGGATCTCTGGAAATGAACTTTTCCTTATTGCTTTACAAGTTGTAAGGGTAAGCTATGAGCGATTTGTTTATAACGCATTTAAAAAAGATCTTTTTCAGCAATCCATTGAAGACCACTTATCACTCATTGAAGCCCTTCGTAAAAATGATCCTAAGATGGCAAAAACTATTATGCGGGGACATTTAAAACATATCAAAAATGTTGGTTTACTAGATTAA
- a CDS encoding SDR family NAD(P)-dependent oxidoreductase produces the protein MNISLEDKVTVITGGTRGIGLSIAKVFGENGSKIAICGRSESNINHAIKELEADGIEVLGMKADVSNEKELINFADEVEKKYGGIDIWINNAGIYPLVKMLDMSLQDWEQLFDINVKSVFIGSKIAKEKLMKRKGGVIINAASFASIMPSVTAGAYAATKSAVYSMTKSLAAELAPHNIRVLGYIPGVIDTEMNKKLLEKNNKAIIDPLAMKRAGTVEEVAYPLLFLASEYASYITGTFIEISGGKFCVQNPSAVWE, from the coding sequence TTGAATATTTCTTTAGAGGACAAGGTGACAGTTATAACTGGAGGTACAAGGGGAATAGGCCTATCCATAGCTAAGGTATTTGGTGAAAATGGTTCTAAGATCGCTATTTGTGGAAGAAGTGAATCAAATATAAATCATGCAATAAAAGAGTTAGAGGCTGATGGTATTGAAGTATTGGGAATGAAAGCTGATGTATCCAATGAAAAGGAATTAATAAATTTTGCTGATGAAGTAGAAAAAAAATATGGTGGTATAGATATTTGGATCAATAATGCTGGGATATATCCATTAGTTAAAATGCTAGATATGTCCCTGCAGGATTGGGAACAATTGTTTGATATTAATGTTAAGTCGGTATTTATAGGTTCCAAAATTGCTAAGGAAAAATTAATGAAGAGAAAGGGCGGAGTAATCATTAATGCAGCATCCTTTGCTTCTATCATGCCCTCTGTTACTGCAGGAGCATATGCAGCTACAAAATCTGCAGTTTATAGCATGACGAAAAGCTTAGCAGCAGAATTAGCTCCACATAATATAAGGGTTTTAGGATATATACCTGGGGTAATCGATACAGAGATGAATAAAAAATTATTAGAAAAAAATAACAAGGCCATTATCGACCCACTGGCAATGAAAAGAGCGGGAACGGTTGAAGAAGTTGCCTATCCCTTATTATTTTTAGCTAGTGAATACGCATCCTATATAACAGGCACCTTTATAGAAATTTCTGGTGGTAAATTTTGCGTACAAAATCCAAGTGCAGTTTGGGAATAG
- a CDS encoding fumarylacetoacetate hydrolase family protein, whose product MKLLNFMKNQEIRIGVKTDCEILDINKAGELLNIEMPNTLDDVIRKNKGKAIEKIVENSKGNAELYLKEEEIEFAPCIMNPQKIICVGLNYISHIDELQIQDLPKSPVLFSKFNNALAAHNEAITIPKNSEKIDYEAELVIVIGKEGKNIEESEALSYVFGYTAGNDFSARDLQFISSQWLIGKSFDGSAPVGPYIIPAKGINPQNLKIQSKVNGEIRQSSNTNKMIFSCAAIISYISKHMTLKPGDIIFTGTPEGVTLGYTTEEKQYLKSGDKVEIIIENIGVLSNTLE is encoded by the coding sequence ATGAAATTATTAAACTTTATGAAAAACCAAGAGATAAGAATCGGAGTAAAAACAGATTGCGAAATATTAGATATCAATAAAGCCGGGGAATTACTGAATATAGAAATGCCAAATACATTAGATGATGTAATAAGAAAAAACAAAGGAAAAGCTATCGAAAAAATAGTAGAGAATTCTAAGGGAAATGCTGAATTATATTTAAAGGAAGAAGAAATAGAATTTGCACCCTGTATAATGAATCCACAAAAAATTATTTGTGTAGGATTGAATTACATAAGCCATATAGATGAGCTTCAAATACAAGACTTACCTAAGAGTCCTGTGTTATTTAGTAAATTTAATAATGCCTTAGCAGCTCACAATGAGGCCATTACAATACCTAAGAATTCCGAGAAAATAGACTATGAGGCAGAATTAGTCATTGTTATAGGGAAAGAGGGCAAGAATATTGAAGAATCAGAAGCTTTATCCTATGTATTCGGATATACTGCAGGAAACGATTTTTCAGCAAGGGATCTTCAGTTTATAAGTAGCCAGTGGTTGATTGGCAAATCCTTTGATGGCTCTGCACCTGTAGGTCCTTATATCATCCCTGCAAAGGGCATCAATCCCCAAAATTTAAAAATACAATCTAAAGTGAATGGAGAAATCAGACAATCATCAAATACCAATAAGATGATTTTTAGCTGTGCAGCTATTATATCTTATATTTCTAAACATATGACTTTAAAGCCGGGAGATATTATTTTTACAGGGACTCCTGAGGGAGTAACCCTAGGATATACAACTGAAGAAAAGCAATATCTGAAATCAGGGGATAAAGTAGAAATTATTATTGAGAATATTGGAGTACTTAGCAATACTTTAGAGTAA
- a CDS encoding GntP family permease: MSAVIFFVVLAIAIAALMLLITKVNMHPVITLLIVALFTGVGLGFSGLETMGLISEGFGGTLKGVGLPIMLGAVLAMGIQDTGAAKSIANFFIRLFKGKKLELAPSLTAFIVSIPVFGDITTVLTSNIASILSTRKGISMATMAAFTVLGLNLTHGVVPPTPGILAVTEVMGADLGLVIFYGIIISLVGFMGTWLLLRRWTEKEKILPNPNFVKGIKPAKADDTVEDLLIEGENLPGTFASMLPILIPVVLISLSSFINMYVPEGNAIREIFAFLGDKVVALSLAVAYTMFLGLKYKKSVIESNYNATHNDNGAEGELAVATELENQDMAKNSNIKDILLNSWIARGLEVALAAILITGMGGAFSQVIKSAPAVNEVTSLVDGIPIPGILIPFLLGVLMMTAVGSMTTAGMTAAALVYPMLPVLGLTPLAATLAIGSGTLALNHVNNSGFWVTSQFFNLSTKQTLKYITFPHAVAAVINILVIWVLSSVGII; this comes from the coding sequence ATGTCAGCGGTAATATTCTTTGTCGTTCTTGCTATTGCTATCGCAGCTTTAATGTTATTGATCACGAAAGTTAACATGCATCCAGTAATTACATTATTAATCGTAGCGCTTTTTACTGGTGTAGGACTAGGTTTTTCGGGTCTAGAAACAATGGGATTAATTTCAGAAGGATTTGGGGGCACTCTAAAGGGAGTAGGTCTTCCGATTATGCTTGGAGCAGTACTTGCTATGGGTATTCAAGATACTGGAGCTGCAAAATCTATTGCTAACTTCTTTATAAGATTGTTTAAAGGGAAGAAATTGGAATTAGCTCCATCACTGACAGCATTTATTGTTTCTATACCTGTATTTGGAGATATCACCACGGTATTGACTTCCAATATTGCTTCTATCCTTTCTACTCGTAAAGGGATTTCCATGGCTACAATGGCAGCATTTACAGTGCTTGGATTAAACTTAACCCATGGTGTTGTACCACCAACTCCTGGTATACTAGCTGTTACAGAAGTCATGGGAGCGGATTTGGGATTAGTTATCTTCTATGGCATTATCATCTCATTAGTTGGATTTATGGGAACATGGTTATTATTAAGAAGGTGGACAGAAAAGGAAAAAATATTACCTAATCCAAATTTTGTAAAAGGTATCAAACCAGCAAAAGCAGATGATACGGTAGAAGATTTATTAATAGAAGGAGAAAACTTACCAGGTACTTTTGCATCAATGTTACCTATTTTGATTCCTGTTGTATTAATTTCTCTATCATCGTTCATAAACATGTATGTTCCAGAAGGAAATGCCATAAGAGAAATCTTTGCATTTTTAGGGGATAAAGTAGTAGCACTTTCACTAGCTGTAGCCTATACAATGTTTTTAGGATTAAAATATAAGAAGTCTGTTATTGAAAGTAACTATAATGCAACACATAATGATAATGGGGCAGAAGGAGAGTTGGCAGTAGCAACAGAATTAGAAAATCAGGATATGGCTAAAAACAGCAATATTAAGGATATACTTCTAAATAGCTGGATAGCCCGAGGATTAGAGGTGGCTTTAGCGGCAATCCTTATTACAGGAATGGGTGGAGCGTTTAGTCAAGTTATTAAAAGTGCTCCTGCAGTAAATGAAGTAACATCCCTTGTTGATGGTATACCCATTCCAGGAATATTGATTCCCTTTCTTTTAGGAGTATTAATGATGACAGCCGTTGGATCCATGACAACAGCTGGAATGACAGCCGCAGCTCTTGTTTATCCAATGTTGCCTGTACTGGGCTTAACACCACTTGCAGCAACCTTAGCCATAGGTTCTGGAACCTTAGCTCTTAATCATGTGAATAACAGTGGTTTCTGGGTAACATCCCAATTCTTTAATTTAAGTACAAAACAGACTTTAAAATATATAACATTCCCCCATGCAGTTGCAGCAGTTATCAATATCCTTGTTATATGGGTATTAAGTAGTGTAGGAATAATCTAA